A genomic window from Glycine max cultivar Williams 82 chromosome 17, Glycine_max_v4.0, whole genome shotgun sequence includes:
- the LOC100809978 gene encoding protein LONGIFOLIA 1 isoform X2, translating into MAAKLLHSLADDNPDLQKQIGCMTGVFQLFDRHHIIPPRHITQKMLPPGNSHSNYDNLERGSNRIHQRQSAADIRGVSEKQRISTESSRTSFSSSCSSSMSSLEYKAQAGAPFNRNGYPKSPMREPVMNQTSSSPDLRCQSLDLRDVAKDSMYREARGLSKEKDSPTHFQLSKSIKGKQTPIHLRESLRVLAKLREAPRHYVEAKELPRLSYEVKGHWHSISKDAPRFSYDGRETSGTSFESHDSFKCPPKLKELARHSLDSREGSWRAYGSDSKSSNPSRNFNAGDASTSVDNVSSRQQPSASQSRPPSVVAKLMGLEALPESYNASDTNFSLSETGSAQGNDQFLKNGLVKPLRVHNSPKISLKDTTSPRWKNPDLAVKPILSSRFPIEPAPWKQQDGNQSSEKLTSRAIKATARSPDSFPSVYCEIEKRLKDLEFKQSGRDLRALKRILEAMQVKGLLETREEEQALNVGNKRDYELNPSLIQHSISVRQQTARETESVKAIESPIVIMKPGKLIEKSGISASSVFPIGELSDSHKLRSGGVHAHDKRGTASNQIAKDQSLRNSHWNAPTSFSEKKENSIRTIKSAQSQPRSKQLPKENSPSSVKNSGSVSLRMQQKKLESEKQSNLPTPPSDSNNPRRQSFKQPTESGSPSQKLRPKVASSRYCDDRLSETSNELRSLSSQWDEISLQSDSITVDSKMDTEVTSSLQSAEIIESQCSSMKPIEHLVSGSMHKKSTLRWNEDESIAEPATYASDHPSLDSVDDVSVYKYDMPSPVKSKSNAPKDGFFVNNTINCKKLQSIDCLIQKLRQLNSSHDETRNDYIASLCENTNPDHRYIAEILLTSGLLLRALSSELLTFQHHSSGHPINPELFLVLEQTKLSSLLSKDKSRFGKAAYMKLNTEKWQRKLIFDAVNEILGEKLGSFLEPCLKPNELVAMKFVSAQKLLKELCFEVQKLQYVKPDCSLEDEGDELKSMLREDVMCHSENWTGFSVQLPGVVLDAERQIFKDLIDELVIDEMASLQVKSGRHR; encoded by the exons ATGGCAGCAAAGCTATTGCATTCTTTAGCAGATGACAACCCAGATTTGCAAAAGCAGATAGGATGCATGACTGGGGTTTTCCAACTCTTTGATCGTCACCATATTATTCCTCCTCGCCACATTACCCAGAAGATGCTTCCTCCAG GTAATTCCCACTCCAATTATGACAACCTGGAAAGAGGTTCTAATAGAATACACCAAAGACAATCAGCAGCT GATATAAGGGGTGTGAgtgaaaaacaaagaatttcAACGGAATCATCAAGAAcctcattctcttcttcttgttcATCATCAATGTCCTCTTTGGAGTATAAAGCTCAAGCAGGCGCTCCCTTCAACCGGAATGGTTATCCTAAAAGTCCTATGAGGGAGCCAGTTATGAACCAAACAAGTTCCTCTCCCGATTTAAGATGTCAGTCCCTTGATCTGAGGGATGTGGCGAAGGACTCTATGTATAGGGAGGCCAGAGGACTATCTAAAGAAAAGGATTCCCCAACACATTTTCAGCTGTCCAAATCCATCAAAGGAAAACAAACTCCTATTCATCTAAGGGAGTCTCTGAGAGTCCTTGCTAAACTTAGAGAAGCACCTCGGCATTATGTTGAAGCTAAAGAACTTCCAAGATTATCATATGAAGTAAAAGGACATTGGCATTCCATCTCAAAGGATGCTCCTCGGTTTTCTTATGATGGAAGAGAAACAAGTGGTACATCTTTCGAATCACATGATTCCTTTAAATGCCCACCAAAGCTAAAAGAGCTTGCTAGACATTCACTTGACAGTAGGGAAGGTTCTTGGCGTGCATATGGCTCTGATTCAAAATCCAGTAACCCCTCAAGAAATTTCAATGCAGGTGATGCCTCTACCTCAGTTGACAACGTTTCTAGTCGACAACAACCGTCAGCATCCCAGAGCCGGCCACCTAGTGTTGTAGCAAAATTAATGGGCTTGGAAGCTTTGCCAGAATCCTATAATGCCAGTGATACTAACTTTAGTTTGAGTGAAACTGGCTCAGCTCAAGGCAAtgatcagtttttgaaaaatggactCGTCAAGCCACTTCGAGTTCATAATTCTCCTAAAATCTCATTGAAAGACACGACTTCCCCTCGATGGAAGAATCCTGACTTGGCTGTGAAACCAATCTTAAGTTCAAGGTTTCCCATTGAACCAGCACCATGGAAGCAGCAGGATGGAAACCAAAGCTCTGAGAAACTAACTTCCCGGGCCATAAAAGCTACTGCAAGATCACCAGATTCATTTCCATCAGTTTATTGTGAGATTGAAAAGAGATTGAAGGATCTTGAATTTAAACAATCTGGAAGGGATCTCAGAGCTCTCAAACGGATACTGGAAGCAATGCAAGTAAAGGGGCTGTTAGAGACCAGAGAAGAAGAACAAGCTTTAAATGTTGGAAATAAAAGAGACTATGAACTAAATCCGAGTCTTATTCAGCATTCTATATCAGTGAGGCAACAAACAGCCAGGGAAACTGAATCTGTAAAGGCTATAGAATCACCAATTGTGATCATGAAACCAGGAAAACTTATTGAGAAAAGTGGAATTTCTGCTTCTTCAGTCTTTCCAATTGGTGAACTCTCTGATTCCCATAAACTTCGGAGTGGTGGTGTACATGCACATGATAAAAGGGGGACAGCTTCCAATCAAATAGCAAAAGATCAGTCTCTTAGAAACAGTCACTGGAATGCTCCTACCAGttttagtgaaaagaaagaaaacagtaTCAGGACTATTAAATCAGCACAATCCCAACCAAGGTCTAAACAACTTCCAAAAGAAAATAGTCCAAGTTCAGTAAAGAATTCGGGATCTGTTAGCCTGAGAATGCAACAGAAGAAGTTAGAGTCTGAGAAGCAATCTAACCTGCCTACCCCACCATCCGATTCAAATAATCCCAGAAGGCAGTCCTTTAAGCAGCCAACAGAATCAGGTTCTCCCAGTCAAAAACTGAGACCTAAAGTTGCTAGTTCACGGTACTGTGATGACCGACTTAGTGAGACTAGCAATGAATTGAGAAGTCTAAGTAGTCAGTGGGATGAAATATCTCTGCAATCAGACAGTATCACAGTTGACTCAAAGATGGATACTGAAGTTACCAGCAGTTTACAATCTGCTGAAATTATTGAAAGCCAATGCTCATCTATGAAGCCTATTGAGCATTTGGTTTCAGGATCAATGCATAAG aaaTCAACTCTGAGGTGGAATGAGGATGAGTCAATTGCAGAACCTGCAACATATGCCTCAGATCATCCAAGTCTTGATTCAGTCGATGATGTCTCGGTATACAAATATGATATGCCATCCCCAGTAAAGAGTAAATCCAATGCTCCTAAAG ATGGTTTCTTCGTTAACAACACGATCAACTGCAAGAAATTGCAAAGCATAGATTGTCTTATTCAAAAGCTTAGGCAGCTAAATTCGAGTCATGATGAAACTAGAAACGATTACATAGCTTCCCTTTGTGAAAATACAAATCCAGACCACAGATACATTGCTGAAATACTATTAACTTCAGGTCTATTATTGAGAGCTTTGAGTTCTGAGTTGCTGACATTTCAACATCACTCATCAGGTCATCCCATTAACCCTGAGTTATTCCTTGTGCTGGAGCAGACCAAGTTAAGTAGTTTGCTTTCGAAAGACAAAAGCAGATTTGGAAAAGCTGCTTACATGAAGCTAAATACAGAGAAGTGGCAGAGGAAACTCATCTTTGATGCTGTGAATGAGATTCTTGGTGAAAAACTAGGCTCTTTTCTTGAGCCATGCTTGAAGCCTAATGAACTCGTAGCAATGAAATTCGTCAGTGCACAAAAGCTTCTTAAAGAACTTTGCTTTGAGGTACAAAAACTTCAATATGTGAAGCCAGATTGTAGCTTAGAAGATGAGGGAGATGAACTGAAAAGTATGCTACGGGAAGATGTGATGTGTCACTCAGAAAACTGGACAGGTTTCTCAGTTCAATTACCTGGGGTTGTGTTGGATGCTGAGAGACAGATATTTAAGGACTTAATTGATGAGCTTGTGATTGATGAAATGGCTAGTTTGCAAGTGAAATCCGGTAGGCACAGGTAG
- the LOC102670246 gene encoding transcription factor TCP17, whose product MMIESSSKVHGANNQQEGDDNNIKIEKLSKAPSTSSSSRSWSAFRNPRIVRVSRSLGGKDRHSKVCTIRGLRDRRIRLSVPTAIELYDLQEKLGLNQPSKVVDWLLETTKSDIDKLPPLQFPHCFAHHHQQTLLPGTSQFSLGGFYDAAANGGNENHLMATKSTRYWDIDSHSLNNGKDLVESVSNSLKGKSWIKTNEQENHQDGGIGGSSSTHNNREEYSSAHYKLFPIGTTTNNSYLPGLLNNGMTHNSSNHHSEPSSLSLSHFGSHGLFPSSHNAHPSSCSGVPFSSCNFSAASSGPQLLFCPPTSATPASAFYSVESDPRQSNNNVQIFSSSSQVMMPHPLIQSLHSTNSTLNRRIPTSFSSKLLDSDNNNDRSQPNKGSSTTRS is encoded by the coding sequence ATGATGATAGAAAGTTCAAGTAAAGTTCATGGAGCCAATAACCAACAAGAGGGTGATGATAACAACATTAAAATTGAGAAGCTCTCAAAGGCACCCTCCACTTCCTCCTCATCAAGATCATGGTCAGCATTCAGAAATCCAAGAATTGTGAGAGTGTCACGTTCCTTGGGAGGAAAAGATAGGCACAGCAAGGTTTGCACCATTAGGGGACTGAGGGACAGAAGGATTAGACTTTCTGTTCCCACAGCAATTGAGTTATATGATCTTCAAGAAAAGCTTGGACTCAACCAACCTAGCAAGGTGGTAGATTGGTTGCTTGAAACCACCAAATCTGATATTGATAAGCTTCCACCACTTCAATTTCCTCACTGTTTTGCTCATCATCACCAACAAACCCTACTGCCAGGTACCTCTCAGTTTTCTCTTGGAGGCTTCTATGATGCTGCTGCTAATGGGGGAAATGAAAACCACCTCATGGCAACAAAGTCAACTAGGTATTGGGATATAGATTCACATTCACTAAATAATGGTAAGGATCTAGTTGAAAGTGTGTCAAACTCCCTAAAAGGAAAGAGCTGGATCAaaacaaatgaacaagaaaatcaTCAAGATGGAGGAATTGGTGGTAGTAGTAGCACTCATAACAATAGAGAGGAATATTCTTCAGCTCATTATAAGCTCTTCCCTATTGGGACAACTACTAATAACTCTTATTTACCTGGTTTGTTAAACAATGGCATGACACATAACTCATCCAACCACCATTCTGAGCCTTCAAGTCTATCTTTATCCCACTTTGGAAGCCATGGATTGTTTCCTTCATCACATAATGCCCATCCAAGCAGTTGCAGTGGTGTGCCATTTTCATCTTGTAATTTTTCTGCAGCATCATCTGGTCCCCAATTGCTTTTCTGTCCACCTACTTCTGCTACACCAGCATCTGCTTTTTACTCAGTGGAAAGTGATCCAAGACAATCCAACAACAATGTTCAGATCTTTAGCTCAAGTTCCCAAGTCATGATGCCTcatcctctcatccaatctctTCATTCAACCAATTCAACTCTTAATCGACGCATTCCAACATCATTTAGTTCCAAACTTCTTGATTCAGATAACAACAATGATCGTAGCCAACCAAATAAGGGTAGTAGTACTACTCGTTCTTGA
- the LOC100809978 gene encoding protein LONGIFOLIA 1 isoform X1, whose product MAAKLLHSLADDNPDLQKQIGCMTGVFQLFDRHHIIPPRHITQKMLPPGNSHSNYDNLERGSNRIHQRQSAADIRGVSEKQRISTESSRTSFSSSCSSSMSSLEYKAQAGAPFNRNGYPKSPMREPVMNQTSSSPDLRCQSLDLRDVAKDSMYREARGLSKEKDSPTHFQLSKSIKGKQTPIHLRESLRVLAKLREAPRHYVEAKELPRLSYEVKGHWHSISKDAPRFSYDGRETSGTSFESHDSFKCPPKLKELARHSLDSREGSWRAYGSDSKSSNPSRNFNAGDASTSVDNVSSRQQPSASQSRPPSVVAKLMGLEALPESYNASDTNFSLSETGSAQGNDQFLKNGLVKPLRVHNSPKISLKDTTSPRWKNPDLAVKPILSSRFPIEPAPWKQQDGNQSSEKLTSRAIKATARSPDSFPSVYCEIEKRLKDLEFKQSGRDLRALKRILEAMQVKGLLETREEEQALNVGNKRDYELNPSLIQHSISVRQQTARETESVKAIESPIVIMKPGKLIEKSGISASSVFPIGELSDSHKLRSGGVHAHDKRGTASNQIAKDQSLRNSHWNAPTSFSEKKENSIRTIKSAQSQPRSKQLPKENSPSSVKNSGSVSLRMQQKKLESEKQSNLPTPPSDSNNPRRQSFKQPTESGSPSQKLRPKVASSRYCDDRLSETSNELRSLSSQWDEISLQSDSITVDSKMDTEVTSSLQSAEIIESQCSSMKPIEHLVSGSMHKKSTLRWNEDESIAEPATYASDHPSLDSVDDVSVYKYDMPSPVKSKSNAPKADNAQENKANDNTDQWNPADGFFVNNTINCKKLQSIDCLIQKLRQLNSSHDETRNDYIASLCENTNPDHRYIAEILLTSGLLLRALSSELLTFQHHSSGHPINPELFLVLEQTKLSSLLSKDKSRFGKAAYMKLNTEKWQRKLIFDAVNEILGEKLGSFLEPCLKPNELVAMKFVSAQKLLKELCFEVQKLQYVKPDCSLEDEGDELKSMLREDVMCHSENWTGFSVQLPGVVLDAERQIFKDLIDELVIDEMASLQVKSGRHR is encoded by the exons ATGGCAGCAAAGCTATTGCATTCTTTAGCAGATGACAACCCAGATTTGCAAAAGCAGATAGGATGCATGACTGGGGTTTTCCAACTCTTTGATCGTCACCATATTATTCCTCCTCGCCACATTACCCAGAAGATGCTTCCTCCAG GTAATTCCCACTCCAATTATGACAACCTGGAAAGAGGTTCTAATAGAATACACCAAAGACAATCAGCAGCT GATATAAGGGGTGTGAgtgaaaaacaaagaatttcAACGGAATCATCAAGAAcctcattctcttcttcttgttcATCATCAATGTCCTCTTTGGAGTATAAAGCTCAAGCAGGCGCTCCCTTCAACCGGAATGGTTATCCTAAAAGTCCTATGAGGGAGCCAGTTATGAACCAAACAAGTTCCTCTCCCGATTTAAGATGTCAGTCCCTTGATCTGAGGGATGTGGCGAAGGACTCTATGTATAGGGAGGCCAGAGGACTATCTAAAGAAAAGGATTCCCCAACACATTTTCAGCTGTCCAAATCCATCAAAGGAAAACAAACTCCTATTCATCTAAGGGAGTCTCTGAGAGTCCTTGCTAAACTTAGAGAAGCACCTCGGCATTATGTTGAAGCTAAAGAACTTCCAAGATTATCATATGAAGTAAAAGGACATTGGCATTCCATCTCAAAGGATGCTCCTCGGTTTTCTTATGATGGAAGAGAAACAAGTGGTACATCTTTCGAATCACATGATTCCTTTAAATGCCCACCAAAGCTAAAAGAGCTTGCTAGACATTCACTTGACAGTAGGGAAGGTTCTTGGCGTGCATATGGCTCTGATTCAAAATCCAGTAACCCCTCAAGAAATTTCAATGCAGGTGATGCCTCTACCTCAGTTGACAACGTTTCTAGTCGACAACAACCGTCAGCATCCCAGAGCCGGCCACCTAGTGTTGTAGCAAAATTAATGGGCTTGGAAGCTTTGCCAGAATCCTATAATGCCAGTGATACTAACTTTAGTTTGAGTGAAACTGGCTCAGCTCAAGGCAAtgatcagtttttgaaaaatggactCGTCAAGCCACTTCGAGTTCATAATTCTCCTAAAATCTCATTGAAAGACACGACTTCCCCTCGATGGAAGAATCCTGACTTGGCTGTGAAACCAATCTTAAGTTCAAGGTTTCCCATTGAACCAGCACCATGGAAGCAGCAGGATGGAAACCAAAGCTCTGAGAAACTAACTTCCCGGGCCATAAAAGCTACTGCAAGATCACCAGATTCATTTCCATCAGTTTATTGTGAGATTGAAAAGAGATTGAAGGATCTTGAATTTAAACAATCTGGAAGGGATCTCAGAGCTCTCAAACGGATACTGGAAGCAATGCAAGTAAAGGGGCTGTTAGAGACCAGAGAAGAAGAACAAGCTTTAAATGTTGGAAATAAAAGAGACTATGAACTAAATCCGAGTCTTATTCAGCATTCTATATCAGTGAGGCAACAAACAGCCAGGGAAACTGAATCTGTAAAGGCTATAGAATCACCAATTGTGATCATGAAACCAGGAAAACTTATTGAGAAAAGTGGAATTTCTGCTTCTTCAGTCTTTCCAATTGGTGAACTCTCTGATTCCCATAAACTTCGGAGTGGTGGTGTACATGCACATGATAAAAGGGGGACAGCTTCCAATCAAATAGCAAAAGATCAGTCTCTTAGAAACAGTCACTGGAATGCTCCTACCAGttttagtgaaaagaaagaaaacagtaTCAGGACTATTAAATCAGCACAATCCCAACCAAGGTCTAAACAACTTCCAAAAGAAAATAGTCCAAGTTCAGTAAAGAATTCGGGATCTGTTAGCCTGAGAATGCAACAGAAGAAGTTAGAGTCTGAGAAGCAATCTAACCTGCCTACCCCACCATCCGATTCAAATAATCCCAGAAGGCAGTCCTTTAAGCAGCCAACAGAATCAGGTTCTCCCAGTCAAAAACTGAGACCTAAAGTTGCTAGTTCACGGTACTGTGATGACCGACTTAGTGAGACTAGCAATGAATTGAGAAGTCTAAGTAGTCAGTGGGATGAAATATCTCTGCAATCAGACAGTATCACAGTTGACTCAAAGATGGATACTGAAGTTACCAGCAGTTTACAATCTGCTGAAATTATTGAAAGCCAATGCTCATCTATGAAGCCTATTGAGCATTTGGTTTCAGGATCAATGCATAAG aaaTCAACTCTGAGGTGGAATGAGGATGAGTCAATTGCAGAACCTGCAACATATGCCTCAGATCATCCAAGTCTTGATTCAGTCGATGATGTCTCGGTATACAAATATGATATGCCATCCCCAGTAAAGAGTAAATCCAATGCTCCTAAAG CTGATAATGCTCAAGAAAATAAAGCAAATGATAATACAGATCAGTGGAACCCTGCAGATGGTTTCTTCGTTAACAACACGATCAACTGCAAGAAATTGCAAAGCATAGATTGTCTTATTCAAAAGCTTAGGCAGCTAAATTCGAGTCATGATGAAACTAGAAACGATTACATAGCTTCCCTTTGTGAAAATACAAATCCAGACCACAGATACATTGCTGAAATACTATTAACTTCAGGTCTATTATTGAGAGCTTTGAGTTCTGAGTTGCTGACATTTCAACATCACTCATCAGGTCATCCCATTAACCCTGAGTTATTCCTTGTGCTGGAGCAGACCAAGTTAAGTAGTTTGCTTTCGAAAGACAAAAGCAGATTTGGAAAAGCTGCTTACATGAAGCTAAATACAGAGAAGTGGCAGAGGAAACTCATCTTTGATGCTGTGAATGAGATTCTTGGTGAAAAACTAGGCTCTTTTCTTGAGCCATGCTTGAAGCCTAATGAACTCGTAGCAATGAAATTCGTCAGTGCACAAAAGCTTCTTAAAGAACTTTGCTTTGAGGTACAAAAACTTCAATATGTGAAGCCAGATTGTAGCTTAGAAGATGAGGGAGATGAACTGAAAAGTATGCTACGGGAAGATGTGATGTGTCACTCAGAAAACTGGACAGGTTTCTCAGTTCAATTACCTGGGGTTGTGTTGGATGCTGAGAGACAGATATTTAAGGACTTAATTGATGAGCTTGTGATTGATGAAATGGCTAGTTTGCAAGTGAAATCCGGTAGGCACAGGTAG